From Plasmodium knowlesi strain H genome assembly, chromosome: 6, one genomic window encodes:
- a CDS encoding rhoptry neck protein 12, putative: protein MRYLKKCRLLCCVYLLVAAIGTLALRKNKVDGGAMDIQGKANIGEVKKNGTVMNQASTNACSGNYNKTGGGGECPMDASTGSAVEQKEQKQDVEVEKVQKDVSNTKSTLDNIVIPEDAFESAKKLCEFVVIKGEEFKEFCKQSIFFKEIQFLKEKDPNLYAQIAGESYENENTSSFQVLKDEGDKKIVMEDDKHNPKISILFLFQKMCVGGIPLACTNILKVDNVFDVNQNEKLEEGNADKAQADDVEGEITGAVEQDGSQGVSESVTDLTEEDS from the coding sequence ATGAGGTACCTGAAGAAGTGCAGACTACTCTGCTGCGTATATCTTCTCGTGGCGGCGATCGGAACACTGGCCTTGAGGAAGAACAAAGTTGATGGGGGTGCCATGGACATACAAGGGAAGGCTAACATAGGagaagtgaagaagaatggAACGGTGATGAACCAAGCAAGTACCAATGCGTGTAGTGGTAATTACAACAAAACTGGTGGAGGGGGGGAGTGTCCAATGGATGCATCAACAGGCAGTGCAGTAGAacagaaggaacagaagcaAGACGTGGAGGTGGAGAAGGTGCAGAAGGATGTTTCGAATACAAAGAGCACTCTGGACAATATCGTGATCCCGGAAGATGCATTCGAAAGTGCCAAAAAGTTATGCGAGTTTGTAGTAATAAAAGGTGAGGAATTTAAAGAATTCTGCAAGcagtccatttttttcaaagaaaTTCAGTTTCTAAAAGAGAAGGATCCAAATCTGTATGCACAGATAGCAGGTGAATCTTATGAGAACGAAAATACTTCTAGCTTCCAGGTCCTTAAGGATGAAGGAGATAAGAAAATCGTAATGGAGGACGACAAACATAATCCGAAAAtatccattctttttttatttcaaaaaatgtgCGTTGGGGGAATCCCTCTGGCGTGTACTAACATACTCAAGGTGGACAACGTGTTTGACGTCAATCAGAATGAGAAACTGGAAGAGGGAAATGCAGACAAGGCACAAGCAGACGATGTGGAAGGTGAAATAACGGGTGCGGTGGAGCAGGATGGAAGCCAAGGGGTATCAGAAAGCGTCACAGATTTGACCGAGGAGGACAGTTAA